One window of the Streptomyces sp. ITFR-21 genome contains the following:
- a CDS encoding 4'-phosphopantetheinyl transferase family protein has product MVPGDALRFSLSHCADLSLLAFATAPVGVDVEAVPAARTVAETAHVLHPREAAGLALPAPAERTPAFTRVWTRKEAYLKGRGVGLSADPAADYVGSGPTAVPPADWSLTDVLVPPGHRAAVAFHVPGPRP; this is encoded by the coding sequence GTGGTCCCGGGCGACGCGCTGCGCTTCTCGCTGTCACACTGCGCCGATCTGAGCCTGCTGGCCTTCGCCACCGCACCGGTCGGGGTGGACGTGGAGGCGGTCCCGGCGGCGCGTACGGTGGCCGAGACCGCCCACGTACTGCACCCCCGGGAGGCGGCCGGGCTGGCCCTGCCCGCCCCGGCCGAGCGCACGCCGGCGTTCACCAGGGTCTGGACCCGCAAGGAGGCGTACCTCAAGGGCCGCGGCGTCGGTCTGTCCGCCGACCCGGCGGCGGACTACGTCGGCTCGGGTCCGACCGCGGTCCCGCCGGCCGACTGGTCGCTGACCGACGTGCTGGTCCCGCCGGGGCACCGCGCCGCCGTCGCGTTCCACGTCCCCGGGCCGCGGCCCTGA
- a CDS encoding amino acid--tRNA ligase-related protein, with translation MDWAGEKLLSLEADRPFFINDYPKGLRGFCDREDPERPGVLRNFDLIAHGGFGELVSGSEREADYATIDTRMRESGASPAKYAWYPDLAREGIPSSAGFGMGVQRLVRFLTGLDALWQVSACPKLPGVVAP, from the coding sequence ATCGACTGGGCGGGCGAGAAGCTGCTCTCGCTGGAGGCCGACCGCCCGTTCTTCATCAACGACTACCCGAAGGGCTTACGCGGCTTCTGCGACCGGGAGGATCCCGAACGCCCCGGGGTGCTGCGGAACTTCGACCTGATCGCACACGGCGGCTTCGGTGAGCTGGTCAGCGGCAGCGAACGCGAGGCGGACTACGCCACCATCGACACCCGGATGCGGGAGAGCGGTGCGAGCCCGGCGAAGTACGCCTGGTACCCGGATCTGGCCCGCGAGGGCATCCCGTCCAGCGCCGGCTTCGGCATGGGGGTGCAGCGGCTGGTCCGCTTCCTCACCGGACTCGACGCCCTGTGGCAGGTCAGCGCCTGCCCGAAGCTCCCCGGGGTGGTGGCACCGTGA